A window of the Tripterygium wilfordii isolate XIE 37 chromosome 12, ASM1340144v1, whole genome shotgun sequence genome harbors these coding sequences:
- the LOC120010054 gene encoding RNA-binding protein 1-like, which yields MGSDQSGEAKLFVGGISRETTEGVLRDHFCKYGVVLNVHVAKDRSTGNRRGFGFVLFADASSLYKALQDPHVILGIMVDVNKARPRRDQHDSQQQQLQKHHQCQQQHEGLYKNCGLGISENNRRTKKVFVGGLAASLTEQQFRSYFERFGRIMDVVVMHDNLTNRPRGFGFVTFDSEESVENLMQQSFHELNGKLVEVKRAVPKLSVNSFNNGHNRKVDGGRSYSYPSSEPGSYLPYSHGYGIYTAHAPLPGYGGVGGYHYGTDIYAGMYPMVGYNRVGYGVTPVVATSPWTGPLVIESRAYQFSYSNACAYPFNMNGGVGNMFTLSGGFDGIVQPGVNWRTNQVLGSIEHLPADVTPAATMDGEEEHADSSGFNGNDSAVSS from the exons ATGGGGTCTGATCAGTCTGGCGAAGCGAAGCTTTTCGTGGGAGGGATTAGTCGGGAGACTACTGAAGGAGTCCTCAGAGATCACTTCTGTAAGTACGGTGTTGTTCTGAATGTTCATGTTGCCAAGGATCGGAGCACCGGAAACCGAAGAGGATTTGGCTTTGTTCTGTTCGCTGATGCCTCTTCACTCTATAAGGCACTGCAAGACCCACATGTGATATTGGGAATAATG gtaGATGTGAATAAAGCAAGACCCAGGCGTGACCAACACGACAGCCAGCAACAACAGCTGCAAAAACACCATCAATGTCAACAACAGCATGAGGGTTTATATAAGAATTGTGGTCTTGGTATCAGTGAAAATAATCGTAGGACCAAAAAGGTATTTGTAGGAGGCTTAGCAGCTAGTTTAACTGAGCAACAGTTCAGGAGTTATTTTGAGAGGTTTGGTAGGATAATGGATGTAGTTGTTATGCATGACAACTTAACCAATCGACCTAGGGGCTTTGGATTTGTTACTTTTGATTCAGAGGAGTCTGTGGAGAATCTTATGCAGCAGAGCTTCCATGAGTTGAATGGTAAGCTTGTGGAGGTCAAGAGGGCTGTGCCAAAATTATCTGTTAATAGTTTTAACAATGGTCATAATCGGAAGGTTGATGGTGGGAGAAGTTATTCTTATCCTAGTTCTGAACCAGGCAGTTACCTTCCCTATAGTCATGGATATGGAATTTACACAGCACATGCTCCTTTGCCAGGATATGGTGGTGTTGGAGGGTATCACTATGGAACAGATATATATGCGGGCATGTACCCTATGGTAGGATACAACAGAGTTGGTTACGGGGTTACTCCAGTGGTCGCTACAAGCCCATGGACTGGCCCTCTGGTGATTGAATCAAGGGCATACCAGTTTTCTTATAGCAATGCTTGTGCATATCCTTTCAACATGAATGGTGGGGTTGGAAATATGTTTACATTATCTGGTGGTTTCGATGGGATTGTTCAGCCAGGAGTGAATTGGAGAACAAATCAGGTCCTTGGCAGCATTGAACATCTGCCAGCTGATGTGACACCCGCTGCTACAATGGATGGGGAAGAGGAGCATGCTGATTCTTCAGGTTTTAATGGAAATGATAGTGCTGTTTCTAGCTAA